The genome window TGGTAAATTAGGTGGTTTTTCGGGAAGTATAAGTTTAAAGCAGACATTATTAAATCTAGAAGGAGTAAATTTAAAGGAGGAGTAATATGGATCCAGTTGCATTTAGTATAGGACCGATATCTGTATATTGGTATGGAATATTTATTAGTTTAGGGATTTTAATTGGGCTTTATTTAGCAGTTAGAGAATCGAAAAAGCAGGGGTTAGATCCAGACCACCTAATTAACTTTTTATTGTTTGCCTTACCAGCTGCATTAATAGGTCTTAGATTGTACTATGTAGCTTTTAGATGGGATTATTTTTCTCAAAACCTTGACTTAATATTTGCTTTTCGTCAAGGTGGACTCGCTATTCATGGAGGAATATTTGCAGCAATAATTGTGGGTGTAATTTATTCAAAATATCAGGGTATAAATTTCTGGGCTTTAGCTGATATTACTGCACCTAGTTTAATACTAGGTCAAGCTATAGGACGTTGGGGGAATTATATTAACCAAGAAGCCTATGGATATCCCACAGATCTTCCTTGGGCTATAGAAATAAATGGTTCTTTTCATCATCCTACTTTTTTCTATGAGTCTTTTTGGAATTTGCTTGTCTTTGCATTTTTGATGTACTTTCGCGGATACAAAAAAGAAGGACAGGGTGAGATATTTAGTTTATACTTAGTTTTATATTCTATCGGCAGGTTCTGGATAGAAGGGTTAAGGTTGGATAGTCTAATGTTAAGTGAATTAAGAGTAGCCCAGATTGTTAGTGTGATATTAGTTGTAATTGGACTATACTACTTCACAAAACATCGAAAAGAAAAAAATAAGACTGTAGATATTAAGAGGTGACATAGATGAGTTTACGATATTTATCGGGAGGAGAATCTCATGGTTTAGCTTTAACAGCAATTATCGAAGGATTTTGGGCAAATGTCGAGATTAATTTAGAAAAAATAAATCTCGATTTAAAGAGACGACAAAGTGGATACGGTCGCGGGGGACGAATGCGAATTGAAAATGATGAATTGAAAATAATTTCTGGATTGAGACAAGGTTTAACATTGGGGAGTCCGATTACCATACAAATTAACAACAAAGATTTTCAAAATTGGGAAAAAATAATGGATCCAATTTTTGATCATAATCTTAAAGAAAACAGAATAATTTCTAGACCCCGTCCGGGTCATGTAGATTTAGTCGGTGGACTTAAATATCAGCATAAAGATTTGAGAAATGTGCTTGAGCGCTCTAGTGCTAGAGGAACTGCTATAAGAGTAGCAGTAGGCTCTATTTGTAAACAGGTTTTAGAAGAGATAGGGATAAAGATCATAAGTTATGTTACACAAATTGGGAAAAAAAGTATAACGGATAATATAAAAGAAGACTTTGAGGATATTTTTAATAACGCAGAACAGTCTGAAGTTAGGTGTCCGGATTTACAAACTAGTAATGAGATCAAAGGAGAAATAGATAAAGCAGGATCTAAAGGTGAGACTTTAGGAGGTGTATTTGAGGTAGTTGTGTTAAATTCTCCTCCTGGTTTGGGGAGTTATGTGCATTTTGATAGAAAATTAGATGCAATACTATCTGGTGCTTTAATGAGTTTACAAGGAATAAAAGGAGTCGAAATAGGATTGGGTTTTGAAGCTGCAAACAGTTATGGATCACAAGTACATGATGAAATTTTTTATTCTGAAACAAGTGGTTTTTATCGTGAAAGAAATAATGCAGGAGGAATAGAGGGTGGAGTTTCAAATGGAGAACCTATAGTCTTAAGATGCGCTATGAAGCCAATACCAACATTATCACACCCCTTAAGAAGTGTAGATTTTATTTCTAAAGAACCCTTTGACGCTCAAATTGAACGTTCTGATGTTTGTGCCGTACCAGCTGCAAGTGTTGTAGGTGAAAGTATTATCGCTTTTGAAATAGCTAAAGTTTTGAAAGAAAAGTTTGGTGGAGACTCTTTAGATGAGTTAAAAGAGAATGTTAATTCTTATCTTAATTATCTAGAGGAGGTCTAACATTATTGAATCAAAACTTTAAAATAAATGCAAAAATAAAAGATAGAAGTTACCCTATCTATATAGGAAATGATAATTTAGATATATTATCTAAACTGATAGATAAAAGCCCTATAATAATAGTTGTAGATGAGAAAGTATTTAAGCTTCATAAAAATA of Natranaerobius trueperi contains these proteins:
- the lgt gene encoding prolipoprotein diacylglyceryl transferase, coding for MDPVAFSIGPISVYWYGIFISLGILIGLYLAVRESKKQGLDPDHLINFLLFALPAALIGLRLYYVAFRWDYFSQNLDLIFAFRQGGLAIHGGIFAAIIVGVIYSKYQGINFWALADITAPSLILGQAIGRWGNYINQEAYGYPTDLPWAIEINGSFHHPTFFYESFWNLLVFAFLMYFRGYKKEGQGEIFSLYLVLYSIGRFWIEGLRLDSLMLSELRVAQIVSVILVVIGLYYFTKHRKEKNKTVDIKR
- a CDS encoding MGMT family protein, which translates into the protein MSKKPCALLIPCHRVVVNNGKLGGFSGSISLKQTLLNLEGVNLKEE
- the aroC gene encoding chorismate synthase, whose protein sequence is MSLRYLSGGESHGLALTAIIEGFWANVEINLEKINLDLKRRQSGYGRGGRMRIENDELKIISGLRQGLTLGSPITIQINNKDFQNWEKIMDPIFDHNLKENRIISRPRPGHVDLVGGLKYQHKDLRNVLERSSARGTAIRVAVGSICKQVLEEIGIKIISYVTQIGKKSITDNIKEDFEDIFNNAEQSEVRCPDLQTSNEIKGEIDKAGSKGETLGGVFEVVVLNSPPGLGSYVHFDRKLDAILSGALMSLQGIKGVEIGLGFEAANSYGSQVHDEIFYSETSGFYRERNNAGGIEGGVSNGEPIVLRCAMKPIPTLSHPLRSVDFISKEPFDAQIERSDVCAVPAASVVGESIIAFEIAKVLKEKFGGDSLDELKENVNSYLNYLEEV